One genomic segment of Methanothermobacter wolfeii includes these proteins:
- a CDS encoding elongation factor 1-beta, whose translation MGEVVATIKLMPESPEVDLEALKKEVRARIPEGTELHRIDEEPIAFGLVALNVMVVVDDAEGGTEAAEENLAGIEGISNIEVTDVRRLM comes from the coding sequence ATGGGAGAGGTAGTAGCAACAATAAAGTTAATGCCAGAAAGCCCTGAAGTTGACCTTGAAGCCCTCAAGAAGGAGGTCAGGGCAAGGATACCCGAGGGCACAGAGCTTCACAGGATAGATGAGGAGCCCATAGCATTCGGTCTTGTGGCCCTCAATGTGATGGTCGTTGTTGATGACGCTGAGGGAGGAACAGAGGCCGCAGAGGAGAACCTTGCAGGCATTGAAGGAATAAGCAACATAGAAGTAACTGATGTTAGAAGGTTAATGTAG
- the cbiQ gene encoding cobalt ECF transporter T component CbiQ has translation MEDLVNIERETLKESPVHGLDGRVKLIITFMIIVYAVGTSNILILAIMEVYLLTLIFISNVSLSYAIKRLILILPFGGFIALFQPFIRPGDVIWAGPLGLQITMQGLNFGLLLLSKITVSVTAVILLSSTTSMQELVGSARRIGVPADLAMLLNLTVRYLFFFYDELERIRNAQKTRCFDIWNERTPYRWRLRKVGETIAMMFLRAYEQGEKVYLGMLSRGYSPESRMYTIHSRISRGDVIFIAVNIFLLAALYLIQPAAG, from the coding sequence ATGGAAGACCTTGTAAACATTGAAAGGGAAACACTCAAGGAAAGCCCCGTCCATGGACTTGATGGACGGGTGAAGCTCATCATAACATTCATGATAATAGTCTATGCTGTTGGAACCAGCAATATCCTTATTCTTGCCATCATGGAAGTTTACCTTCTCACATTGATATTCATCTCAAATGTATCCCTTTCCTATGCTATTAAACGTCTTATCCTCATACTGCCCTTCGGGGGCTTCATAGCCCTATTCCAGCCCTTCATAAGGCCCGGTGATGTTATATGGGCAGGTCCCCTAGGACTCCAAATCACCATGCAGGGACTCAATTTTGGATTGCTTCTACTCTCCAAGATCACCGTGAGTGTAACAGCGGTGATACTCCTATCCTCAACAACATCCATGCAGGAACTTGTTGGTTCGGCCAGGAGGATAGGGGTACCCGCGGATCTCGCCATGCTCCTCAACCTCACCGTAAGGTACCTGTTCTTCTTCTACGATGAACTGGAACGTATAAGGAACGCCCAGAAAACAAGATGCTTCGACATATGGAATGAAAGAACACCCTACAGGTGGAGGCTGCGGAAGGTCGGTGAAACCATCGCCATGATGTTCCTTAGGGCATATGAACAGGGCGAAAAGGTTTACCTCGGCATGCTGAGCCGGGGTTACAGCCCTGAAAGCAGGATGTACACCATACACTCCAGGATCAGCAGGGGTGATGTGATATTCATAGCAGTGAACATTTTCCTCCTTGCAGCCCTCTACCTGATCCAGCCGGCCGCCGGATAA
- a CDS encoding ATPase, T2SS/T4P/T4SS family, with amino-acid sequence MRDKRKEILREILGEFAADDETSHKEEKPSKEDESSFKVEKVLEKPSPKPVPRGPAIKDVEIIEGDLIPKYKVSLPKFSEKERELLNEIREKLVEVAVSKGEDFRIDESTFMGEVKEFLKMKGVRNVDKLAKQISQEMLGYGELDPLIKDDDLEEIMVIGVNKPVFVYHRKMGMMLTNVVFKEDDDIRAIIDLIARQVNRRIDQQTPILDARLPDGSRINATIPPVSPDGSTLTIRKFRKDPFTVVDLINFKTMSSHLAAFLWVCTDGLGVKPCNAIVAGGTGSGKTTTLNTVSAFVPPTERIITIEDTLELQLPHTHVLRMETRPPNIEGKGELDMDTLVKNSLRQRPDRVIVGEVRGSEAITLFTALNTGHSGFGTLHANTARETITRLINPPMNVPRIMIPALDFIIMQNRMYRPEGGSIRRITEVAEVVGMEEGNVQLNRVFEWNSVTDKVEYVGIASQTLREIAELRAISINEIEEEIERRRLVLEYMADENIRSIDEVGHYINEYYRDPDGVLDSIL; translated from the coding sequence ATGAGGGATAAAAGGAAGGAAATTCTCAGGGAGATTCTTGGAGAATTTGCAGCAGATGATGAGACATCTCATAAGGAAGAAAAACCTTCAAAGGAAGATGAATCATCATTTAAGGTTGAAAAGGTGCTTGAAAAACCATCACCGAAGCCCGTACCACGAGGTCCAGCTATAAAGGATGTTGAGATCATAGAGGGGGATCTCATACCAAAATATAAGGTCTCACTTCCAAAGTTCTCTGAGAAGGAAAGGGAACTCCTCAATGAGATACGTGAAAAACTCGTTGAAGTTGCCGTATCCAAGGGGGAGGACTTCAGGATCGATGAATCCACCTTCATGGGGGAGGTTAAGGAATTCCTTAAAATGAAGGGGGTTCGCAATGTTGATAAACTTGCCAAGCAGATCTCCCAGGAGATGCTTGGATACGGTGAACTTGACCCCCTCATCAAGGACGATGACCTTGAGGAGATCATGGTAATCGGTGTCAACAAGCCAGTATTTGTCTACCACCGTAAAATGGGGATGATGCTGACAAACGTCGTCTTCAAGGAGGACGATGATATAAGGGCCATCATAGACCTCATTGCAAGGCAGGTAAACAGACGTATTGACCAGCAGACACCGATACTTGATGCAAGGCTACCTGATGGTTCAAGGATCAATGCAACAATTCCCCCGGTTTCTCCTGATGGCTCCACACTCACCATCCGAAAGTTCAGGAAGGACCCCTTCACGGTTGTTGACCTTATAAACTTCAAGACAATGTCCTCTCATCTGGCGGCATTCCTCTGGGTGTGCACAGATGGACTTGGTGTCAAACCCTGCAACGCAATAGTCGCAGGGGGTACCGGTTCAGGTAAAACAACCACCCTCAACACGGTATCAGCATTCGTACCCCCAACCGAGCGAATCATAACAATTGAGGACACCCTTGAACTTCAGCTCCCTCACACCCATGTCCTAAGGATGGAGACAAGACCACCCAACATTGAGGGTAAGGGTGAACTTGACATGGACACCCTGGTTAAGAACTCCCTCCGTCAGAGGCCCGACAGGGTGATTGTCGGTGAGGTCAGGGGCAGTGAAGCCATAACCCTCTTCACAGCCCTTAACACAGGGCACAGTGGATTCGGAACGCTCCACGCCAACACGGCGAGGGAGACCATAACCCGTCTCATAAACCCTCCGATGAATGTGCCGAGGATAATGATACCTGCCCTGGACTTCATTATAATGCAGAACAGGATGTACAGGCCTGAGGGAGGCTCCATAAGGAGGATAACTGAGGTTGCCGAGGTTGTGGGTATGGAGGAGGGCAACGTCCAGCTCAACAGGGTCTTCGAGTGGAACAGTGTAACAGACAAGGTTGAATATGTTGGAATAGCAAGCCAGACCCTCAGGGAGATAGCTGAACTCAGGGCCATCAGCATAAACGAGATTGAAGAGGAGATCGAGAGGAGAAGACTTGTTCTTGAATACATGGCTGATGAGAACATAAGGTCAATCGATGAGGTGGGGCATTACATAAACGAGTACTACAGGGACCCTGACGGTGTCCTGGACAGCATTCTCTAG
- the cbiM gene encoding cobalt transporter CbiM, with protein MHIPDGFIPFPQYLVYWIIAIVALYFSLQWANRDLKERQIPLFAVLAAGIFAIQAMNIPIPWGTSGHMVGAALVAIVFASPWAAVLLLSIVLILQGLIFGDGGVTALGANIFNMGIIGGFTGYYLFRATKSIGEVPAVLIASWASIFLAAIACAVEMWIAGTFPLNEGLAFMGLYHAVIGLIEAAITVIVVLAIENARPDLFSFKSWGKPKEVAAE; from the coding sequence TTGCATATCCCCGATGGTTTCATACCATTCCCCCAGTATCTCGTATACTGGATAATAGCCATTGTAGCCCTCTACTTCAGTCTGCAGTGGGCTAATAGAGATCTTAAAGAAAGACAGATTCCGCTATTTGCAGTTCTTGCAGCGGGAATCTTTGCAATACAGGCCATGAACATACCGATACCATGGGGTACCAGTGGCCATATGGTCGGAGCTGCCCTTGTTGCAATAGTCTTTGCAAGCCCATGGGCTGCCGTGCTCCTTCTATCGATAGTACTCATACTTCAGGGACTCATATTCGGTGACGGTGGAGTCACAGCCCTGGGTGCCAACATCTTTAACATGGGCATCATCGGTGGTTTCACAGGTTACTACCTATTCAGGGCAACTAAATCCATTGGAGAAGTTCCTGCAGTTTTGATAGCATCATGGGCATCCATATTCCTTGCTGCAATCGCCTGTGCAGTGGAAATGTGGATTGCAGGGACATTCCCGCTGAATGAAGGCCTTGCATTCATGGGACTGTACCATGCAGTCATAGGCCTCATTGAAGCCGCGATAACGGTCATCGTTGTCCTTGCAATAGAAAACGCCCGCCCGGATCTCTTCTCATTCAAGAGCTGGGGAAAACCAAAAGAGGTGGCTGCAGAATGA
- a CDS encoding type II secretion system F family protein, protein MASIKDLFDKLGGLTLKSSKKVGEGVQKPVQKISEIKPPKPPVGKPGRVFGRGSGSGGGLFKGKFSPKKGFLGKRGSLRPISRMKMTPEEIEVFKGLIEADKRLEEREDSVTRETYQRASLEELLREEEKEQLDPKLIMILGGCSGAILLVVMVILGFGIEIGLAVMMAVLFMAMIMIFLPNLRKGKRSTEASRELPFALRQMATELKSGLGLHDSMRSVAMSGYGALSEEFARTLEEIKYGETTENALIEMSNRIESDGLKRAVYQITRTLNSGGDLSKTLNVIADDIAYEMRMKLKDYSQKLNSFTMIYMFLAILGPVIFLVMLLAASTVMGPVLPPMAIILIYLFLFPLLVGFMAFMIKRLEPKL, encoded by the coding sequence ATGGCATCCATCAAGGACTTATTTGATAAACTGGGCGGACTGACCCTTAAATCCTCAAAGAAGGTTGGGGAGGGTGTTCAGAAACCAGTCCAGAAGATCAGTGAGATAAAGCCCCCCAAACCTCCGGTAGGAAAACCGGGAAGAGTATTCGGGAGAGGATCTGGATCAGGAGGAGGACTTTTCAAAGGAAAATTTTCCCCAAAAAAGGGGTTCCTGGGTAAAAGGGGATCTTTAAGGCCTATAAGTCGAATGAAAATGACTCCTGAGGAGATAGAAGTATTCAAGGGGCTTATAGAGGCCGATAAACGACTCGAGGAAAGGGAGGATTCTGTTACCCGGGAGACATATCAGAGGGCTTCCCTTGAGGAACTTCTCAGGGAGGAGGAGAAGGAACAGCTGGACCCCAAACTCATCATGATACTTGGAGGGTGTTCCGGCGCCATTCTACTGGTCGTGATGGTCATCCTTGGTTTTGGAATAGAAATAGGACTTGCGGTGATGATGGCGGTCCTTTTCATGGCCATGATCATGATATTTCTCCCCAACCTTCGGAAGGGAAAACGTTCCACTGAAGCATCAAGGGAGCTCCCCTTCGCCCTCCGTCAGATGGCAACTGAACTCAAGTCAGGGCTGGGGCTGCATGACAGCATGAGGTCGGTTGCAATGTCAGGTTACGGGGCTCTTTCTGAGGAGTTTGCAAGGACACTGGAGGAAATCAAATACGGTGAGACAACCGAGAACGCCCTTATTGAGATGAGTAACCGGATAGAATCGGATGGTCTTAAGAGGGCTGTTTACCAGATTACAAGGACACTTAACAGTGGTGGTGACCTTTCAAAGACCCTCAATGTAATTGCAGATGATATAGCATATGAAATGAGGATGAAGCTCAAGGATTACTCCCAGAAACTGAACTCCTTTACAATGATCTACATGTTCCTGGCCATCCTGGGCCCTGTTATATTCCTTGTCATGCTCCTTGCAGCATCAACGGTTATGGGACCGGTTCTACCACCCATGGCCATCATACTCATATACCTCTTCCTCTTCCCGCTCCTGGTGGGCTTCATGGCATTCATGATAAAGAGACTGGAGCCGAAGCTTTAG
- a CDS encoding zinc finger domain-containing protein, producing the protein MSKMECTSCKQEIPLVETYVKFECPMCGEMIYRCQKCRTFGHTYRCKCGFEGP; encoded by the coding sequence ATGTCCAAGATGGAATGCACATCCTGTAAACAGGAGATACCTCTGGTTGAGACATACGTGAAATTTGAATGTCCAATGTGCGGTGAGATGATCTACAGGTGCCAGAAGTGCAGGACCTTCGGACACACCTACAGGTGCAAGTGTGGCTTCGAAGGGCCATAA
- a CDS encoding PDGLE domain-containing protein: protein MKARDKKFLIGGLIIALVIAVLAPFLASSNPDGLESTAEKLMPNPETEPVLESPLPDYTLPALGDSPLGGVISLVLGTVLVLGVAYGIGAIFKGDAGEEGNESSED from the coding sequence ATGAAAGCCAGAGACAAAAAGTTCCTGATTGGCGGCCTCATAATCGCCCTGGTGATAGCTGTCCTTGCACCATTCCTTGCCTCTTCAAACCCTGACGGACTTGAGAGCACTGCTGAAAAGCTTATGCCAAACCCTGAAACCGAGCCCGTTCTTGAGTCACCCCTCCCTGATTACACATTACCTGCGCTGGGTGACAGTCCCCTTGGAGGGGTTATATCACTCGTCCTGGGCACAGTCCTCGTCCTTGGAGTTGCATATGGAATAGGTGCCATATTCAAGGGTGATGCAGGCGAAGAGGGAAATGAGAGTTCGGAGGATTAA
- the pth2 gene encoding aminoacyl-tRNA hydrolase yields the protein MKQVIIVRSDLGMGRGKIAAQACHASIGSYKKTDPDKIREWEMEGSKKVVLSVPGLEELMEIYEAVRRTDISHYLVRDAGHTQIPAGTVTCLGIGPDTDERIDRITGELKLL from the coding sequence ATGAAACAGGTCATAATAGTAAGGTCAGATCTTGGAATGGGCAGAGGTAAAATCGCTGCTCAGGCATGTCACGCTTCTATAGGATCATACAAAAAAACAGACCCTGATAAAATAAGAGAATGGGAGATGGAAGGCTCAAAAAAGGTTGTACTCTCGGTACCCGGCCTTGAAGAACTGATGGAGATATATGAGGCTGTCCGGAGGACGGACATTTCACACTACCTTGTGCGTGATGCAGGCCATACCCAGATACCTGCAGGAACAGTAACATGTCTGGGCATAGGGCCTGACACTGATGAGAGAATAGACAGGATAACAGGGGAGCTTAAGCTGCTATGA
- the cdhC gene encoding CO dehydrogenase/CO-methylating acetyl-CoA synthase complex subunit beta — MFEDIPVDVSPMHEGERIRSANMFVELAGPKSIGAELVQVKDSVEDGKIEVIGPDIPEMEQGQIYPFAISIEIGGGELEEELEGVIERRVHELCNYVKGFMHLNQRDQIWCRVSTEARDAGFRLEHLARALSVLFREEFPIIESISVTIITDEKEVESFLETAREKYDLRDSRARELSDEDVDVFYGCLMCQSFAPTHVCAVTPDRTALCGAINWFDCRAAYKMDPEGPIFEIEKGEVLDAEKGEYEGINAAVAEHSQGTTERVYLHSIFGYPHTSCGCFEAVAFYIPELDGIGIVNRDFRGETPLGIPFSAMAGQCSGGKQVEGFSGLSLEYMRSPKFLQADGGYSRIVWMPKELKDSLIEFIPEDLRDKIATEEDATSIKEIRRFLREKGHPVLERAAAEPEPEAEEEEEAEEITMEEAPSTVPVVSSPEMSVPVAGGFRIILKNAKIYAESVIIKRE, encoded by the coding sequence ATGTTTGAAGACATACCCGTTGATGTAAGTCCAATGCATGAGGGGGAAAGGATAAGATCAGCAAACATGTTCGTTGAACTGGCAGGCCCCAAATCAATAGGAGCCGAGCTGGTTCAGGTAAAGGACAGTGTCGAGGATGGAAAGATAGAGGTTATAGGGCCGGACATCCCTGAAATGGAACAGGGCCAGATCTACCCCTTTGCCATAAGCATAGAGATAGGTGGGGGGGAACTTGAGGAGGAACTTGAGGGTGTTATTGAAAGAAGGGTCCACGAGCTCTGCAACTATGTCAAGGGATTCATGCACCTCAACCAGAGGGACCAGATATGGTGCCGTGTAAGCACAGAGGCCAGGGATGCAGGATTCAGACTTGAACACCTTGCAAGGGCACTCTCGGTTCTCTTCAGGGAGGAATTCCCCATAATAGAGTCAATATCCGTGACCATAATCACAGATGAAAAGGAGGTTGAATCCTTCCTTGAAACCGCAAGGGAAAAATATGATTTAAGGGACTCCAGGGCAAGGGAACTCTCAGACGAGGATGTTGATGTCTTTTACGGCTGTCTGATGTGCCAGTCCTTTGCACCCACCCATGTATGTGCAGTGACACCAGACAGAACAGCCCTGTGCGGAGCAATAAACTGGTTCGACTGCAGGGCAGCATACAAGATGGATCCTGAGGGACCAATATTTGAGATTGAAAAGGGAGAAGTGCTTGACGCAGAGAAGGGAGAATATGAAGGCATTAACGCTGCAGTTGCAGAACATTCACAGGGAACAACAGAGAGGGTCTACCTTCACAGCATATTCGGATACCCCCACACATCCTGCGGATGTTTCGAGGCAGTGGCATTCTACATACCCGAACTGGACGGTATAGGTATAGTGAACAGGGACTTCAGGGGAGAAACACCTCTGGGAATACCATTCTCGGCGATGGCAGGCCAGTGCTCCGGCGGAAAACAGGTTGAAGGATTCTCAGGCCTCAGCCTGGAATATATGAGGTCACCGAAATTCCTCCAGGCAGATGGAGGATACTCAAGGATAGTGTGGATGCCAAAGGAACTCAAGGATTCATTAATAGAATTCATTCCAGAGGACCTCAGGGATAAGATAGCAACCGAGGAGGATGCAACATCCATAAAGGAGATCAGGAGGTTCCTAAGGGAGAAGGGCCACCCTGTCCTTGAAAGGGCGGCTGCAGAACCTGAACCCGAGGCTGAAGAGGAGGAGGAGGCAGAAGAGATAACCATGGAAGAGGCCCCCTCAACAGTACCCGTAGTTTCATCCCCTGAAATGAGCGTCCCAGTTGCCGGTGGATTCAGAATAATCCTCAAAAATGCCAAGATCTACGCTGAAAGCGTGATAATAAAACGTGAATAG
- the cdhB gene encoding CO dehydrogenase/acetyl-CoA synthase complex subunit epsilon, translating to MNDRIIPWQPTVIAGPKQAMLVTPETAVMMIKKAKRPLMVVGPLAKRQPVLDHTLKIMERWDLPVVTTADTFRVFNERGVETEPYGIVEITNLLKDPEWRGVRGEGQHDLVIFIGCIYYIASQGLSTLKHFAPHIKTLTICKTFHSNADASFPNMDDEEWFRYLEKMHED from the coding sequence ATGAATGACCGTATAATACCATGGCAGCCAACGGTTATAGCAGGGCCAAAGCAGGCAATGCTCGTAACCCCTGAAACAGCCGTAATGATGATCAAAAAGGCCAAGAGGCCCCTCATGGTGGTGGGTCCCCTTGCAAAACGCCAGCCAGTACTTGACCACACACTGAAGATAATGGAAAGGTGGGATCTGCCTGTTGTAACAACTGCAGACACCTTCAGGGTGTTCAATGAGAGGGGTGTTGAAACAGAGCCCTACGGCATAGTTGAGATAACCAACCTCCTGAAGGACCCTGAATGGAGGGGTGTCAGGGGTGAGGGTCAGCATGACCTCGTGATATTCATAGGATGCATATACTACATCGCATCCCAGGGCCTGTCAACCCTGAAACACTTCGCACCACATATAAAGACACTCACAATATGCAAAACATTCCATTCAAACGCAGATGCATCATTCCCTAACATGGATGATGAGGAATGGTTCAGATACCTTGAAAAGATGCATGAAGATTGA
- the cdhA gene encoding CO dehydrogenase/acetyl-CoA synthase complex subunit alpha — translation MIDVAPESKKAKDLKGDFWDAKNIQISIGKVITEEEPPEEVRGPKPMPHVTDLRSWDMKLLERYEPFYAPFCDMCCLCTYGKCELLGKKGACGIDAATQQARTVLLACLIGTAAHAGHARHLLEHLIEKLGEDHEIDLGMNVDIEAPITRTVMGKRPRTLGDLREVMDYVEEQMSHLLSACHTGQEGDSKDFESKAFHAGLMDDLAREAADLAQIVALDLPKGDEDAPLIELGFGTIDTEKPVVLCIGHNVLPGADIVDYLDEKGLEEDVEVCGICCAAIDITRYNDAAKVVGPLSKQLRFIRSGVADVVVVDEQCVRTDVLEEALKNRSAVIATTDKMCLGLPDMTDEDPDRIVRDLIEGNIKGALILDPEKVGEVAVKTAIKLAPERKPLKKLPDVEEIIELASECTDCGWCQRACPNSLPVMDAVKKAAEGDLSQLEEMAVEELCYTCGRCEQECERGIPIVSMVTKAGERRVKDEKYKIRAGRGPAQDVEIRRVGAPIVLGDIPGVVAFVGCSNYPAGGKDVALMAKEFLERNYIVVTTGCGAMSIGEYRDEDGQTLYEKYGGEFDAKGLVNMGSCVSNAHISGAAIKIANIFAQKPLEGNFEEIADYILNRVGACGVAWGAYSQKAAAIATGVNRWGIPVVLGPHGSKYRRLFLGRADDEEKWKLNDLRTGEVIDGEPAPEHLLYAAENREEVTVMIAKLCIRPTDTPKGRQMKLSNYIDLHRKYFGTIPDDIDKFIRTEKDIPIVYKKDVMKILEEKNWKPRKVPKEPSLMEMEKG, via the coding sequence GTGATAGATGTGGCACCTGAATCAAAAAAAGCCAAAGACCTGAAAGGGGATTTCTGGGATGCTAAGAACATCCAGATATCCATAGGAAAAGTAATAACAGAGGAGGAGCCCCCTGAGGAAGTCAGGGGGCCTAAACCCATGCCCCATGTGACTGACCTTAGATCATGGGACATGAAACTCCTTGAAAGATACGAACCCTTCTATGCACCCTTCTGTGATATGTGCTGTCTGTGTACCTATGGTAAGTGCGAACTGCTGGGGAAGAAGGGAGCCTGCGGTATAGACGCAGCCACCCAGCAGGCAAGAACGGTGCTCCTGGCATGCCTGATAGGGACAGCAGCACATGCAGGACACGCAAGGCACCTCCTAGAACACCTCATAGAAAAACTCGGGGAAGACCATGAGATAGACCTGGGCATGAATGTGGATATAGAGGCCCCTATAACAAGGACAGTCATGGGTAAAAGACCCCGGACCCTGGGGGACCTCAGGGAGGTCATGGATTACGTTGAAGAGCAGATGTCACACCTCCTATCAGCATGCCACACAGGACAGGAGGGTGACAGCAAGGACTTCGAATCAAAGGCATTCCATGCAGGCCTCATGGATGACCTTGCAAGGGAGGCTGCGGATCTAGCCCAGATAGTTGCCCTGGACCTTCCAAAGGGTGATGAGGACGCACCCCTCATTGAACTCGGATTCGGGACAATAGACACAGAAAAACCGGTTGTCCTCTGCATAGGACACAATGTACTCCCTGGTGCGGATATAGTGGACTACCTTGATGAAAAGGGACTTGAAGAGGATGTGGAGGTCTGCGGGATATGCTGCGCAGCCATCGACATAACAAGGTACAACGATGCAGCCAAGGTTGTGGGACCTCTGTCAAAGCAGCTGCGGTTCATAAGAAGCGGCGTTGCAGACGTGGTGGTTGTTGACGAACAGTGCGTAAGGACGGACGTACTTGAAGAGGCCCTCAAGAACAGGTCCGCGGTGATTGCAACAACCGATAAGATGTGCCTTGGCCTCCCGGACATGACAGACGAGGACCCTGATAGGATCGTCAGGGACCTCATCGAGGGAAACATAAAGGGTGCACTCATCCTTGACCCTGAAAAGGTGGGTGAAGTGGCTGTTAAAACAGCAATTAAACTCGCCCCGGAAAGAAAACCCCTTAAGAAGCTTCCAGATGTGGAGGAAATAATTGAACTGGCATCAGAGTGCACCGACTGCGGCTGGTGCCAGCGTGCATGCCCCAACAGCCTGCCTGTTATGGATGCTGTGAAGAAGGCTGCAGAGGGAGACCTCAGCCAGCTCGAGGAAATGGCGGTTGAGGAGCTCTGCTACACCTGCGGAAGATGCGAACAGGAATGCGAAAGGGGAATACCCATAGTCTCCATGGTCACAAAGGCCGGTGAGAGAAGGGTCAAGGACGAGAAATACAAAATAAGGGCAGGAAGGGGCCCTGCCCAGGACGTTGAAATAAGACGTGTAGGGGCACCCATAGTACTGGGCGACATCCCTGGCGTGGTGGCCTTCGTAGGGTGCTCAAATTACCCTGCGGGCGGAAAGGATGTTGCCCTCATGGCAAAGGAGTTCCTTGAGAGAAACTACATAGTGGTAACAACCGGTTGCGGTGCAATGTCCATAGGCGAATACCGGGATGAAGACGGACAGACCCTCTATGAGAAATATGGTGGAGAATTTGATGCAAAGGGACTCGTGAATATGGGGTCCTGCGTTTCAAATGCCCACATTTCAGGTGCCGCAATAAAGATAGCAAACATATTCGCACAGAAACCCCTTGAGGGAAACTTTGAGGAGATAGCAGACTACATACTCAACCGTGTCGGTGCATGTGGAGTTGCATGGGGCGCATACTCCCAGAAGGCGGCTGCAATAGCAACAGGTGTCAACAGGTGGGGGATACCTGTAGTACTCGGACCCCACGGATCAAAATACCGCAGATTATTCCTTGGAAGGGCCGATGATGAAGAAAAATGGAAACTCAACGATCTAAGAACCGGAGAGGTTATCGACGGCGAACCCGCCCCCGAACACCTCCTCTACGCCGCAGAAAACAGGGAGGAGGTCACGGTCATGATAGCAAAGCTCTGCATAAGGCCAACGGACACCCCAAAGGGACGCCAGATGAAACTCAGTAACTACATAGACCTCCACAGGAAGTACTTCGGCACGATACCTGACGACATCGACAAGTTCATAAGGACAGAGAAGGACATCCCGATAGTCTACAAGAAGGACGTGATGAAGATACTTGAAGAGAAAAACTGGAAGCCAAGGAAGGTTCCAAAGGAACCATCCCTTATGGAAATGGAGAAGGGGTGA
- a CDS encoding amino acid kinase family protein gives MEWVVKIGGSLFPDHAAVLLEKLRGEESVVICGGGDFADMVRHHDERKGFSASATHEAAILCMDITGRLLSDLVDSSRTVRTLQECRNAIDDGFTPVLLPSQLLRYTDPAEHSWRVTSDSLSLAVAHMLGAKLLIATDVDGIYTERPPASDAKLINDISAKDLLSFGETSVDEALPELLIKFKSDCYVVNGKYPSRVLSILRAGASAGICTVIRGD, from the coding sequence ATGGAATGGGTTGTGAAGATAGGCGGCAGCCTCTTCCCGGATCATGCAGCGGTTCTACTTGAAAAACTGAGGGGGGAGGAATCTGTGGTGATCTGTGGCGGCGGAGACTTTGCTGATATGGTGAGACACCATGATGAAAGGAAGGGATTCTCTGCATCCGCTACTCATGAAGCGGCTATTCTGTGCATGGATATTACAGGAAGGCTTCTATCAGACCTTGTGGATTCTTCCAGGACCGTTAGAACCCTCCAGGAATGCAGAAATGCTATAGATGATGGTTTTACTCCAGTTCTTTTACCCTCCCAGCTTCTACGCTACACGGATCCTGCTGAACATTCATGGAGGGTTACTTCTGATTCCCTTTCACTTGCAGTGGCCCACATGCTTGGAGCGAAACTTTTAATAGCAACTGATGTAGATGGTATATATACTGAAAGACCACCTGCCAGTGATGCTAAACTTATAAATGATATAAGTGCTAAAGACTTACTATCTTTTGGTGAGACATCAGTGGATGAAGCACTACCTGAACTTCTAATTAAATTCAAATCTGATTGTTACGTTGTGAATGGGAAATATCCGTCCAGGGTGCTATCCATTTTAAGGGCAGGTGCTTCAGCCGGAATATGTACAGTTATAAGAGGTGATTAG